The following are from one region of the Capra hircus breed San Clemente unplaced genomic scaffold, ASM170441v1, whole genome shotgun sequence genome:
- the ATP6AP1 gene encoding V-type proton ATPase subunit S1, protein MMAATAAARLRAGTRRAPALCRMPWLPLMLVMAAAAATSEQQVPLVLWSSDRGLWAPAADTHEGHITSDMQLSTYLDPALELGPRNVLLFLQDKLSIEDFTAYGGVFGNKQDSAFSNLENALDLAPSSLVLPAVDWYAISTLTTYLQEKLRASPLHVDLATLQELKLNASIPALLLIHLPYTASSGLMAPKEVLMGNDEVIGQVLSTLKSEDIPYTAALTAVRPSRVARDVAMVTGGLGRQLLQRTVAPPAINAPVSYNDTAPRILFWAQNFSVAYREHWEDLTSRTFGVQDLNLTGSSWNDSIARLVLTYDSLFGTMVTFKFTLANRFYRVSARYWFTLENLEIHSNGSVAYFNASQVTGPSIYSFHCEHVSSENEDGNLLVPDTQPSLWQMTFRDFQIQAFNVTGEQFSYASDCAGFFSPGIWMGLLTSLFMLFIFTYGLHMILSLKTMDRFDDHKGPTITLTQIV, encoded by the exons ATGATGGCGGCGACCGCGGCGGCTCGGTTGCGGGCGGGGACGCGGCGGGCTCCAGCGCTCTGCCGGATGCCATGGCTGCCGCTGATGCTGGTGatggcggcggcagcggcgacGTCGGAGCAGCAGGTGCCGCTGGTGCTGTGGTCGAGTGACCG AGGCCTGTGGGCTCCTGCGGCCGACACCCACGAGGGCCATATCACCAGCGACATGCAGCTCTCCACCTACTTAGACCCCGCCCTGGAGCTGGGCCCCCGAAATGTGCTGCTGTTCCTGCAGGACAAG CTGAGCATTGAGGACTTCACAGCCTATGGTGGCGTGTTTGGAAACAAGCAAGACAGCGCCTTTTCTAACCTGGAG AATGCCCTGGACTTGGCCCCCTCCTCTCTGGTGCTTCCTGCCGTTGACTGGTATGCGATCAGCACTCTGACCACTTACCTGCAGGAGAAGCTCAGGGCCAGCCCCCTGCATGTGGACTTGGCCACTCTCCAGGAACTGAAGCTCAACGCCAGCATCCCAGCCTTGCTGCTCATCCACCTGCCCTACACAGCCAG CTCGGGTCTGATGGCACCGAAGGAAGTCCTCATGGGCAATG ATGAGGTCATTGGGCAGGTGCTGAGCACACTCAAGTCAGAAGACATCCCCTACACAGCGGCCCTCACGGCGGTCCGCCCTTCTAGG GTGGCCCGCGATGTAGCCATGGTGACTGGGGGGCTGGGTCGCCAGCTGTTGCAGAGAACGGTGGCGCCACCTGCAATCAATGCCCCCGTGAGTTACAATGACACTGCCCCGCGGATCCTCTTCTGGGCCCAAAACTTCTCGGTGGCATACAGGGAGCACTGGGAGGACTTGACCTCCCGCACCTTTGGGGTCCAGGACCTCAACCTGACTGGCTCCTCCTGGAACGACTCCATTGCCAG GCTGGTGCTGACCTATGACTCACTCTTTGGGACCATGGTGACGTTCAA GTTCACTCTGGCTAACCGCTTCTACCGGGTATCTGCCCGGTACTGGTTTACCTTGGAGAACCTGGAAATCCATAGCAACGGTTCCGTCGCCTACTTCAATGCCTCCCAGGTCACGGGGCCCAGCATTTATTCCTTCCACTGCGAGCATGTCAGCAGTGAAAACGAGGATGGCAACCTCCTTGTGCCTGACACACAGCCCTCTCTTTGGCAGATGACTTTTCGGGACTTCCAg ATCCAGGCCTTCAATGTGACAGGCGAGCAGTTCTCCTATGCTAGCGACTGTGCAGGCTTCTTCTCCCCTGGTATCTGGATGGGGTTGCTCACCTCCTTGTTCATGCTGTTCATCTTCACCTACGGCCTGCACATGATCCTCAGCCTCAAGACAATGGACCGCTTCGACGACCACAAGGGCCCCACCATCACTTTGACCCAGATTGTGTGA